Proteins co-encoded in one Candidatus Limnocylindrales bacterium genomic window:
- a CDS encoding MFS transporter, producing MRTPVVLSCYWLACLAALGTFFPLYSLYLSDNLGLSGWQVGLVLSVIPLVGMFAQPVWGAIADHSGSRTRILTLLQVGTALGYAGLHGRSSFGSAVVGTAVLAMFSTSVMPMSVSVSLALLRENGPRAFGIVRSFGTLGYLLAVAAFPLLLHAVYEPAAPGMAAASAATAAVAASDAAASNGLATSLPAQQPAEPGLGLFLWVAAGAMTIAALISLLLPRTGAVAVRAQPGDWRRLARNGPYVRLLIVMLTTYAFLHGPLVMFPMFVRSLGGGVDVVSHMWLFMLVFEIPLLAMMGGVRPWLGARELVAVGIGADGLRWLVCALSPSLASIYAAQVLHGVAVAGVILGSAQYVEAVVPARLASTAQGLVYMMGVSLGGIVSTLIAGALVDRFGPTAPALFGGIGATVLVVALPWILPRVRGRIADDFVQQAPVEATLPIT from the coding sequence ATGCGCACGCCGGTGGTGTTGTCGTGTTATTGGCTGGCGTGCCTGGCGGCGCTGGGGACGTTCTTTCCCCTCTACAGCCTCTACCTCTCCGACAATCTGGGCCTGAGCGGCTGGCAGGTAGGGCTGGTCCTGTCCGTCATTCCGCTCGTGGGCATGTTCGCGCAGCCGGTGTGGGGAGCGATCGCCGATCACAGCGGGTCGCGAACCCGCATCCTGACGCTGCTGCAGGTCGGGACGGCTCTCGGCTATGCCGGTCTGCACGGCCGCAGCAGCTTCGGCAGCGCCGTGGTCGGGACCGCTGTCCTGGCGATGTTCTCGACATCAGTGATGCCGATGTCGGTCTCCGTCTCGCTGGCGCTGCTGCGCGAGAACGGCCCCCGCGCCTTCGGCATCGTGCGCTCATTCGGCACGCTCGGTTATCTGCTGGCGGTGGCCGCGTTCCCCCTGCTGTTGCACGCGGTGTACGAGCCGGCGGCGCCGGGCATGGCCGCGGCGTCTGCGGCCACTGCCGCCGTCGCTGCATCCGATGCTGCCGCGTCGAATGGCCTCGCCACCTCTTTGCCCGCGCAGCAGCCGGCCGAGCCCGGCCTCGGACTGTTCCTGTGGGTGGCGGCCGGGGCCATGACGATCGCCGCGCTCATCTCGCTGCTGCTGCCGCGCACCGGAGCCGTGGCCGTGCGCGCGCAGCCGGGAGACTGGAGGCGGCTGGCGCGCAACGGTCCGTACGTCCGACTGCTCATCGTGATGCTGACCACCTACGCGTTCCTGCACGGGCCGCTCGTCATGTTCCCGATGTTCGTGCGCTCGCTCGGCGGCGGCGTCGACGTCGTCAGCCACATGTGGCTGTTCATGCTCGTGTTCGAGATTCCGCTGCTGGCGATGATGGGCGGAGTGCGACCATGGCTCGGCGCGCGCGAGCTGGTGGCGGTGGGAATCGGCGCGGACGGTCTTCGCTGGCTCGTGTGCGCCCTGTCGCCGAGCCTTGCATCGATCTATGCGGCGCAGGTGCTGCACGGTGTGGCGGTGGCCGGCGTCATTCTCGGCAGCGCGCAATACGTCGAGGCCGTCGTGCCGGCACGTCTGGCGTCGACGGCGCAAGGGCTCGTCTACATGATGGGCGTCAGCCTCGGCGGCATCGTGTCCACGCTCATCGCCGGCGCGCTCGTCGACAGGTTCGGGCCGACGGCGCCGGCGCTGTTCGGCGGGATCGGCGCGACGGTGCTCGTGGTCGCCCTGCCGTGGATACTGCCGCGCGTGCGAGGCCGCATTGCCGACGACTTCGTGCAGCAGGCGCCGGTCGAGGCGACGCTTCCCATCACCTGA
- a CDS encoding PaaI family thioesterase, whose translation MSGTGPELPEFNSKIAQAMVDAGGKVPGLPRYLGIVIEEITPGKLVATMPVREELVTMMGAIHGGVMAGFVDHALGCVLYPLMKPGQWAATTEFKINYLAAVKSGVLRADSQVVSCGRRSAVVRVDVTNDGRLVCVAQGTLLISDPPGTRKE comes from the coding sequence ATGAGCGGTACCGGGCCGGAGCTTCCCGAGTTCAATTCCAAGATCGCGCAGGCGATGGTCGACGCCGGTGGCAAGGTCCCCGGCCTGCCTCGCTACCTCGGCATCGTCATCGAGGAGATCACGCCCGGCAAGCTCGTGGCGACGATGCCCGTTCGCGAAGAGCTGGTCACGATGATGGGCGCCATCCACGGCGGCGTGATGGCCGGCTTCGTCGATCACGCGTTGGGCTGCGTCCTCTACCCGCTGATGAAGCCGGGGCAGTGGGCGGCCACCACCGAATTCAAGATCAACTACCTCGCGGCCGTCAAAAGCGGAGTCCTGCGTGCCGACTCGCAGGTTGTCTCGTGCGGGCGGCGTTCGGCCGTGGTACGAGTGGACGTGACCAATGACGGTCGCCTGGTATGCGTCGCGCAGGGCACCTTGCTGATCTCGGATCCTCCCGGCACTCGCAAGGAGTGA
- a CDS encoding PAS domain S-box protein codes for MHEDSTYFSSHSDAARAATLERDRADRALLADLIRRFRHAIVVVLGANAAFAVVDLWLGHPQLEQVSALKLLQVAAVVSSLLALARVRRRVVARTIMVCAAALIYVAVAASGVVTADRTTTPLLFLAMAIGSATYVPWGITAQAASVACATAALAWNSAATQAPVDAATYYGITAVLVSFSASLSIAWQIDRQRTLTTEARVAEKTAREAEAKRTGMLDAAMDGVVAMDESGTVIEFNLSAERMFGIRRDEAIGRPMVDLLIPQRLRSLHRRSFERHLAANQSSVVGRRVELPALRGDGTEFPVELAVVRSTFEGRPIFTAYVRDLSTYKRTEAALRQSEAQLKGVFDATNVLLTLVEIEGDDFIMANPNRQLASLFGSTPEDMAGRSGRQIGLPEDHVRFWMAQFRRCATSGPRRIPEYRLEMGGRTYWFEVTLSPVWDVEGGPPQIAVAAVDITDRKNAEQEAQKLNRNLELTVRERTAQLENANKELEAIAHSVSHDLRTPLRTIEGFSQLLISEHADTMTAEARSHLERVRRASQRMAELLDDMLSLTRVLREEMRWEEVDLTAAARAVVSDLRQRDPTRRIDVRIAEGMTVQGDPRMLVMVLQNLLSNAWKYTSKERAAHVEVGMTQRDGVRTYFVRDDGCGFDMRYIDKLFRAFTCLHHPDEYEGTGVGLATVARIIQRHGGQVWARGEVDNGATFYFTIGQGRIEEQAISA; via the coding sequence ATGCACGAGGACTCCACGTATTTTTCATCTCACAGCGACGCGGCTCGCGCGGCCACCCTCGAGCGTGACCGGGCAGATCGGGCGCTCCTCGCCGACCTCATCCGCCGCTTCCGCCACGCCATCGTGGTCGTTCTGGGTGCCAACGCCGCGTTCGCTGTCGTGGACCTGTGGCTCGGGCACCCGCAGCTCGAGCAGGTCAGCGCCCTGAAGCTGCTGCAGGTGGCGGCAGTCGTCTCCTCTCTGCTTGCCCTGGCCCGGGTTCGCCGCCGCGTCGTTGCGCGCACGATCATGGTTTGCGCGGCCGCGCTGATCTATGTCGCCGTCGCTGCCTCGGGCGTCGTCACCGCGGACCGGACCACCACGCCACTGCTCTTCCTGGCCATGGCGATCGGCTCGGCCACCTACGTCCCGTGGGGAATCACGGCGCAGGCGGCATCCGTGGCGTGCGCAACGGCGGCGCTCGCATGGAACTCCGCGGCGACGCAGGCGCCGGTAGACGCCGCCACCTACTATGGCATCACGGCGGTGCTGGTCAGCTTCAGCGCCTCGTTGTCCATCGCCTGGCAGATCGACAGGCAGCGCACGCTGACAACCGAAGCGCGCGTCGCCGAGAAGACGGCACGCGAGGCCGAAGCCAAGCGCACGGGCATGCTCGATGCCGCCATGGACGGCGTGGTGGCGATGGATGAGTCGGGTACCGTCATCGAGTTCAATCTTTCGGCCGAGCGCATGTTCGGTATCCGGCGCGACGAGGCCATCGGCAGGCCGATGGTGGATCTGCTGATCCCGCAGCGCCTGCGTTCCCTGCACCGCCGCTCCTTCGAGCGACATCTGGCGGCCAATCAAAGCAGCGTCGTCGGCCGGCGCGTCGAGCTGCCGGCACTTCGCGGCGACGGCACCGAGTTCCCCGTCGAGCTGGCGGTGGTTCGCAGCACGTTCGAGGGACGCCCCATCTTCACCGCCTATGTCCGCGACCTTTCGACCTACAAACGCACCGAGGCCGCGCTGCGGCAGAGCGAGGCGCAGCTCAAGGGCGTCTTCGACGCCACCAACGTGCTGCTGACGCTCGTGGAGATCGAGGGCGACGACTTCATCATGGCCAACCCCAACCGCCAGCTGGCCAGCCTGTTCGGCTCCACGCCCGAAGACATGGCCGGCCGCAGCGGACGCCAGATCGGCCTGCCCGAGGATCACGTGCGCTTCTGGATGGCCCAGTTCCGCCGCTGCGCCACCAGCGGTCCGCGCCGTATTCCGGAGTACCGGCTGGAGATGGGCGGGCGCACCTACTGGTTCGAGGTCACGCTGTCACCGGTGTGGGACGTGGAAGGCGGACCGCCGCAGATCGCCGTGGCGGCCGTCGACATCACCGACCGCAAGAACGCCGAGCAGGAGGCGCAGAAGCTCAACCGCAACCTGGAGCTGACCGTGCGCGAGCGGACCGCACAGCTCGAGAATGCGAACAAGGAACTGGAGGCGATCGCGCATTCGGTCTCGCACGATCTGCGCACGCCGCTTCGCACGATCGAGGGTTTCTCGCAGCTGCTCATCTCCGAGCACGCCGACACGATGACGGCCGAGGCACGTTCGCACCTGGAGAGAGTGCGCCGCGCCAGCCAGCGCATGGCGGAGCTGCTCGACGACATGCTCAGCCTGACGCGCGTGCTGCGCGAGGAGATGCGCTGGGAAGAAGTGGACCTGACGGCCGCCGCCCGCGCCGTCGTCTCCGACCTTCGCCAACGCGATCCGACCCGCCGCATCGACGTGCGCATCGCCGAAGGTATGACGGTTCAGGGCGACCCGCGCATGCTGGTCATGGTGCTGCAGAACCTGCTCAGCAACGCGTGGAAGTATACGAGCAAGGAACGCGCCGCTCACGTCGAGGTCGGCATGACCCAACGTGACGGAGTGCGTACCTACTTCGTGCGCGACGACGGCTGTGGCTTCGACATGCGCTACATCGACAAGCTGTTTCGGGCATTCACCTGCCTGCACCATCCGGACGAGTACGAGGGCACCGGCGTGGGCCTGGCCACGGTCGCGCGCATCATCCAGCGTCATGGCGGCCAGGTATGGGCGCGCGGCGAAGTCGACAACGGCGCGACCTTCTACTTCACGATCGGCCAGGGCCGGATCGAGGAACAGGCAATCAGCGCCTGA
- a CDS encoding fumarylacetoacetate hydrolase family protein, with protein sequence MPRALDEAMARQFARYRQARREGMPRAGWKICVNDPVAQHHLGLDGSFVGFLDGRRALASGATYRIPPTTRLAVEAEVALRIGAQVPACAAVDEARRAIAAASPSLELVDYALASRDLARIAETASFHHGFVLGNERSPQSAPRVRADCPSLRINDAVTGPADARLVPEDLAVLVVLVARFLDRFDERLEAGDWILCGSCVRPAFVAAGDEVNADFGPLGVVSATFAEG encoded by the coding sequence ATGCCGCGGGCGCTCGACGAAGCGATGGCGCGCCAGTTCGCGCGCTATCGGCAAGCTCGCCGCGAGGGCATGCCGCGCGCCGGCTGGAAGATCTGCGTCAACGACCCCGTCGCGCAGCACCATCTCGGGCTGGACGGCTCTTTCGTCGGCTTCCTCGATGGCCGCCGCGCCCTGGCCTCGGGCGCAACCTATCGCATTCCACCCACCACGCGCCTGGCCGTGGAGGCCGAGGTGGCGCTGCGCATCGGCGCGCAGGTGCCGGCGTGCGCCGCCGTCGACGAAGCGCGCCGCGCAATCGCGGCCGCATCACCGTCGCTCGAGCTGGTCGACTATGCGCTGGCGTCGCGGGACCTGGCCCGCATCGCCGAGACGGCAAGCTTCCATCACGGCTTCGTGCTCGGCAACGAGCGCTCGCCCCAGAGTGCGCCGCGCGTGCGCGCCGACTGTCCATCGCTGCGCATCAACGATGCCGTCACCGGTCCGGCCGACGCGCGCCTGGTACCGGAAGACCTCGCCGTGCTCGTCGTGCTCGTCGCGCGCTTCCTGGACCGGTTCGACGAGCGGCTGGAAGCCGGCGACTGGATCCTGTGCGGGAGCTGCGTCCGACCCGCCTTCGTCGCGGCAGGCGACGAAGTTAACGCCGATTTCGGCCCGCTCGGCGTGGTCTCTGCCACGTTCGCGGAGGGCTGA
- a CDS encoding pyridoxamine 5'-phosphate oxidase family protein, producing MQPEATETRTDAFVPTARTTLKRLAGRGDYDRATVHAILDEGLVCHVAFAVDGQPFMIPTAYARIGDALYVHGSTANRTFRALADGAEACITVTLLDGLVLARSAFHHSVNYRCVVMFGIGQKVTDPDEHMRALEAMVEHVVPGRWKDVRWPNREESLRTLVVRFPITEASAKVRTGNPIDDEEDHALDVWAGVIPLQLQPGVPQADPRTPAEKAAPAYATAYVRPGR from the coding sequence ATGCAACCCGAAGCGACCGAGACCCGCACCGACGCCTTCGTTCCCACTGCCCGCACGACGCTGAAGCGTCTGGCCGGCCGCGGCGACTACGACCGCGCCACGGTGCATGCGATTTTGGATGAAGGCCTGGTCTGCCACGTCGCGTTCGCCGTCGACGGCCAGCCGTTCATGATTCCCACCGCCTATGCCCGCATCGGTGACGCACTCTACGTGCACGGCTCCACCGCCAACCGCACGTTTCGCGCGCTCGCCGACGGCGCGGAGGCCTGCATCACGGTCACGCTCCTCGACGGCCTCGTGCTGGCGCGCTCGGCCTTCCACCACTCGGTCAACTACCGATGCGTCGTCATGTTCGGCATCGGTCAGAAAGTGACGGATCCCGACGAGCACATGCGCGCGCTCGAGGCGATGGTGGAGCACGTCGTGCCGGGCCGCTGGAAGGACGTGCGGTGGCCCAATCGCGAGGAGAGCCTGCGTACGCTGGTCGTGCGCTTCCCGATCACCGAGGCGTCGGCGAAGGTGCGTACGGGCAACCCCATCGACGATGAGGAAGATCACGCCCTCGACGTATGGGCAGGAGTCATTCCGCTGCAGCTGCAGCCGGGCGTACCGCAGGCGGATCCACGCACGCCGGCGGAGAAGGCGGCTCCGGCGTACGCGACCGCCTACGTGCGGCCGGGTCGCTAG
- a CDS encoding metal ABC transporter permease produces the protein MIDSFVASWPLFHDAYLTAWLLAMLLSLAGVLVVARNQLFLGAAVAQASTLGVAAALAVPALLGWHPQWLEPDAVAAAMAVTFAIGAALAMDAVQGSRAEDAPSGWVFLVGGTGSVLLVAHSPHGLEEVHRLAASSIIGTTALDVGVFAALLLAAGALLWLSMDRLLLVTLEPTLAEALGISVRTWRIALAALTGLVLGLAIRASGFLYTFGSLILPALAARSVCREVRPMFLISPAIALVCSVTGCVLANHYDLPPGQAAVALQCAAVVIAHGGGRLRRQRS, from the coding sequence ATGATCGATTCGTTCGTGGCATCGTGGCCGCTGTTTCACGACGCGTACCTGACCGCCTGGCTGCTGGCGATGCTGCTCTCCCTTGCCGGCGTTCTCGTCGTCGCGCGCAACCAGCTCTTCCTCGGCGCCGCGGTAGCGCAGGCCTCGACGCTGGGTGTGGCCGCGGCACTTGCCGTTCCCGCGCTGCTCGGCTGGCACCCGCAGTGGCTCGAACCGGATGCCGTCGCCGCAGCGATGGCTGTGACGTTCGCGATCGGCGCGGCTCTGGCCATGGACGCGGTCCAGGGCTCGCGTGCCGAGGACGCGCCCAGCGGCTGGGTGTTCCTGGTGGGTGGCACCGGGTCGGTGCTGCTGGTCGCGCACAGCCCGCACGGCCTCGAGGAGGTCCACCGCCTGGCCGCGTCGAGCATCATCGGAACCACGGCGCTTGACGTCGGCGTGTTCGCGGCCCTGCTGCTGGCGGCCGGCGCCCTGCTATGGCTGAGCATGGACCGGTTGCTGCTCGTGACCCTGGAGCCGACGCTGGCCGAAGCGCTCGGGATTTCCGTTCGAACCTGGCGCATCGCGCTGGCGGCTCTCACCGGTCTGGTGCTGGGGCTGGCCATCCGTGCCTCCGGCTTCCTCTACACGTTCGGCAGCCTGATCCTGCCGGCGCTCGCCGCGCGAAGCGTATGTCGCGAGGTGCGCCCGATGTTCCTGATCTCGCCGGCCATCGCGCTGGTGTGCTCGGTCACCGGCTGCGTCCTGGCCAACCATTACGACCTGCCGCCGGGCCAGGCGGCCGTCGCGCTGCAATGCGCAGCCGTGGTGATTGCCCACGGCGGCGGCCGGCTTCGGCGCCAGCGTTCCTGA
- a CDS encoding BON domain-containing protein produces the protein MADDSDLLTRIHYQLGSEQRIGFASDPIRVEIEGSTVRLQGEVPSVAAKKLAVRRTEAVADGCNVIDELVVRPAKDMTDDEIRDSVANALLQESALAECRLRQMARDELQTLRDVPGSGPGEIMLEVRDGVVQLSGKLSSHEHKRLTGVLAWWVPGTRDVRNSIVIDPPERDTDAQLTDAIRLALDKDPFVTSEQVKIFSEHGVVRLQGMVGSDTEREMAEADTWFVEGVDDVVNQIRC, from the coding sequence ATGGCCGACGACTCCGATCTCCTGACACGCATCCACTACCAGCTCGGCTCCGAGCAGCGCATCGGCTTCGCCAGCGATCCCATCCGGGTCGAAATCGAAGGCAGCACCGTGCGCCTGCAGGGCGAGGTTCCCTCGGTGGCGGCCAAGAAGCTGGCGGTCCGCCGCACCGAGGCCGTCGCCGACGGCTGCAACGTGATCGACGAGCTGGTCGTGCGGCCGGCCAAGGACATGACCGACGACGAGATTCGCGATTCGGTCGCGAACGCGCTGCTGCAGGAGAGCGCGCTCGCCGAGTGCCGCCTGCGGCAGATGGCGCGCGACGAGCTGCAGACGCTGCGCGACGTTCCCGGCTCCGGCCCCGGCGAGATCATGCTGGAAGTGCGCGACGGCGTGGTGCAGCTCAGCGGCAAGCTCTCGAGCCACGAGCACAAGAGGCTGACGGGCGTGCTCGCGTGGTGGGTCCCCGGCACGCGGGATGTGCGCAACAGCATCGTCATCGATCCGCCCGAGCGCGACACCGACGCGCAGTTGACGGACGCGATCCGGCTGGCTCTCGACAAGGACCCGTTCGTGACGTCCGAGCAGGTCAAGATCTTTTCCGAGCACGGCGTCGTGCGATTGCAGGGCATGGTCGGATCGGACACCGAGCGCGAGATGGCCGAGGCCGATACCTGGTTCGTCGAGGGCGTCGACGACGTGGTGAATCAGATCCGCTGCTGA
- a CDS encoding GNAT family N-acetyltransferase: MNVPRTDRSAAAAQVVVRAMRADDLEAAARIMKLAFGTFLGMPDPAAFGGDTDFVTSRWKADPSRAFVLEVDGVVAGSNLATRWGSFGFFGPLSIDPVHWNKGLSPRLLEPVLERFSVWGCRHTGLYTFAHSPKHHALYQRFGFHPRFLTPIFARAAVVSAEEPAPSYLRFSSLPAHEQESALAGCRAITDATEGGLDVTCEIQAVLAHALGETILLTDDAGVAAFAVCHHGPGTEAGTGFCYVKFAAARPGPGGGPRLDSLLSACEAYARDTGIEIVAAGVNTARTEAHDLIRRRGYRAQIVGVAMQRPNAPAFNRSGAFILDDWR, encoded by the coding sequence ATGAACGTGCCGCGCACCGACCGTAGCGCCGCCGCCGCACAGGTGGTCGTGCGTGCCATGCGCGCCGACGATCTCGAAGCGGCCGCGCGGATCATGAAGCTCGCCTTCGGGACGTTTCTGGGCATGCCCGATCCGGCGGCCTTCGGCGGCGACACCGATTTCGTCACGTCGAGATGGAAGGCCGACCCCAGCCGCGCCTTCGTCCTGGAAGTCGACGGCGTGGTGGCAGGATCGAACCTTGCCACGCGCTGGGGCAGCTTCGGCTTCTTCGGGCCGCTGTCGATCGATCCCGTCCACTGGAACAAGGGACTGTCGCCGCGACTGCTCGAGCCGGTGCTCGAGCGCTTCTCGGTTTGGGGCTGCCGCCATACTGGCCTCTACACATTCGCCCACAGCCCCAAGCATCACGCGCTCTATCAGCGCTTCGGCTTCCACCCGCGCTTCCTTACTCCGATCTTCGCGCGCGCGGCGGTCGTTTCGGCCGAGGAGCCCGCGCCTTCCTACCTGCGCTTCTCCAGCCTACCCGCGCACGAGCAAGAGTCGGCGCTGGCCGGATGCCGCGCGATCACCGACGCGACCGAAGGCGGGCTCGATGTCACGTGCGAGATTCAGGCCGTGCTCGCGCACGCGCTCGGCGAAACCATCCTGCTGACCGACGACGCCGGCGTCGCCGCGTTCGCCGTCTGTCATCACGGCCCGGGCACCGAGGCCGGAACGGGGTTCTGTTACGTCAAGTTCGCCGCCGCCCGACCAGGGCCCGGCGGCGGGCCGCGGCTGGACAGCCTGCTCAGCGCCTGCGAGGCGTACGCACGCGACACCGGCATCGAGATCGTCGCCGCCGGCGTCAACACCGCGCGCACCGAGGCGCACGACCTCATTCGGCGCCGTGGCTACCGCGCGCAGATCGTGGGCGTTGCCATGCAGCGGCCGAACGCCCCCGCCTTCAATCGCAGCGGCGCGTTCATCCTGGACGACTGGCGCTGA
- a CDS encoding ankyrin repeat domain-containing protein: MSRSLRRSHLTTLLLCTLAAACSSAPDKPAVGIHSAAEKGDKAAVEANLAAGVDVNSLGRSDATPLHCAAWSNHPELVTLLASRGAALDKVDGKDLTPLHYAAQNDYIETVDALLAAGANPNQRNAFGYAPLHAAAMQNRLAAMDRLLAKGGDINIKDLHSKTPLHMAIKMKRIEAVQRLIEKGADLNAIDGSGRTPLDEAKAVGEPEIIALLERAGAKSH, encoded by the coding sequence ATGAGCCGATCCCTCCGACGCAGCCACCTGACCACGCTCCTGCTGTGCACGCTCGCCGCCGCCTGCAGCTCCGCTCCCGACAAGCCGGCGGTCGGCATTCATAGCGCCGCCGAGAAAGGTGACAAGGCTGCCGTGGAGGCCAACCTGGCCGCGGGCGTGGACGTCAATTCCCTTGGCCGCTCCGATGCCACGCCGTTGCACTGCGCAGCCTGGAGCAACCACCCCGAGCTGGTCACGCTCCTGGCCTCCAGGGGCGCCGCGCTCGACAAGGTGGACGGCAAGGATCTGACGCCGCTGCACTACGCCGCGCAGAACGACTACATCGAGACTGTCGATGCGCTGCTGGCGGCCGGCGCCAATCCCAACCAGCGCAACGCCTTCGGCTATGCGCCGCTGCATGCGGCCGCCATGCAGAACCGTCTGGCGGCGATGGACCGCCTGCTCGCCAAGGGCGGCGACATCAACATCAAAGACCTGCACTCGAAGACGCCGCTGCACATGGCGATCAAGATGAAGCGCATCGAGGCGGTGCAGCGACTGATCGAGAAAGGCGCGGATCTGAATGCCATCGATGGCAGCGGCCGCACGCCGCTCGATGAAGCCAAGGCCGTGGGCGAGCCGGAGATCATCGCGCTGCTCGAGCGCGCGGGCGCGAAGTCGCACTGA
- a CDS encoding aminotransferase class I/II-fold pyridoxal phosphate-dependent enzyme: protein MLRLDITGSGAEAIARAIEAAVREERLSSGDSLPTVRGLAEQLGVSPTTVASAYRLLRHRGLIAGAGRRGTRVARRAPLLRRFPVPVATGAINVSDGNPDPTLLPDMKKLLARVHPQPTLYGTACVLPALAEAARQQLAADGIRADTLTVVSGAMDGIERVLTTQLRSGDKVAVEDPGFAGVLDLVTALGLQTVAVEIDDEGMKPKALSAVLARGVHAVIVTPRAQNPTGAAVSARRAAELRKILAAHASVLLIEDDHAAAVSGHALHSLSTRTTRWAYVRSAGKSLGPDLRVAVLAGPEDVVAPVEARHILGIRWVSHILQAIVAEAWTSRSVTAVVAAAEAEYAARRAALIEALARHGVAATGRSGLNVWIPVREEAAPLQALLAAGWSAAAGERFRLHSGPGLRVSIGRLARDRIPALADAVADALGSAPAVAEV from the coding sequence ATGCTACGTTTGGATATCACGGGATCGGGCGCCGAGGCAATCGCGCGCGCCATCGAGGCGGCGGTGCGCGAGGAGCGCCTGTCCAGCGGCGACAGCCTTCCGACCGTGCGCGGCTTGGCCGAGCAGCTCGGAGTCAGTCCCACGACCGTGGCGTCGGCGTACCGCCTGCTTCGGCATCGCGGGCTGATTGCCGGCGCCGGCCGCCGCGGCACCAGGGTCGCGCGGCGCGCGCCACTTCTGCGGCGCTTTCCGGTGCCGGTGGCCACCGGCGCCATCAACGTCTCCGACGGCAATCCCGACCCGACGCTGCTTCCCGACATGAAGAAGCTGCTCGCGCGCGTCCATCCGCAGCCGACGCTTTACGGGACCGCATGCGTGCTGCCCGCGCTGGCCGAGGCGGCGCGTCAACAGCTTGCCGCCGACGGCATCCGCGCCGACACGCTGACCGTGGTCTCGGGCGCGATGGACGGTATCGAGCGCGTGCTGACGACACAGCTGCGCAGCGGCGACAAGGTCGCCGTCGAAGATCCCGGTTTCGCCGGCGTGCTCGATCTCGTCACGGCGCTCGGCCTGCAGACGGTCGCGGTGGAGATCGATGACGAGGGCATGAAGCCGAAGGCACTGTCGGCCGTGCTGGCCAGAGGCGTTCACGCGGTGATCGTCACGCCGCGCGCGCAGAACCCGACTGGCGCAGCCGTCAGCGCTCGCCGCGCCGCCGAGCTTCGCAAGATCCTGGCGGCGCATGCATCGGTGCTCCTGATCGAGGACGATCACGCAGCCGCAGTCTCCGGGCATGCGCTCCACAGCCTGAGCACCAGGACGACGCGGTGGGCGTACGTGCGGTCGGCCGGCAAGTCGCTCGGGCCCGACCTTCGCGTGGCCGTACTGGCGGGCCCCGAAGACGTCGTCGCGCCGGTGGAGGCACGCCACATCCTGGGAATCCGATGGGTGAGCCACATCCTGCAGGCGATCGTTGCCGAGGCATGGACGAGCAGGTCGGTGACGGCAGTGGTCGCGGCGGCAGAGGCCGAATACGCCGCGCGTCGTGCGGCACTGATCGAAGCGCTTGCCAGGCACGGAGTCGCCGCCACCGGCCGCTCCGGTCTCAACGTCTGGATTCCGGTGCGCGAAGAAGCGGCGCCTCTTCAGGCGCTGCTCGCCGCAGGCTGGAGCGCTGCGGCCGGCGAGCGTTTCCGCCTGCACAGCGGACCGGGCCTGCGCGTCAGCATCGGGCGTCTCGCCCGCGACCGCATTCCGGCACTGGCCGACGCCGTGGCCGACGCTCTCGGCTCGGCACCGGCCGTCGCCGAAGTCTGA
- a CDS encoding ABC transporter ATP-binding protein, whose protein sequence is MTDETPETILELDRVTTGYGRAVVLSDVSLTVRRGELWFVLGPNGCGKTTLLRTILGVQSASSGTVRLAPQIASKERVGFVPQRCDLRPSMPMTVREFVRLGMVGVPGDAQDRAGRMEWALQVAGLPGMSERDYWSLSGGLRQRALVARALVRRPLLLLADEPTSALDLLAEAALLDTLAELHRKERLTVVLVTHDLTLARRYATHAALVFDGTVVSGTSAQMLSAATLQRAFGEAAVFAAAEPAR, encoded by the coding sequence GTGACCGACGAGACGCCAGAAACCATTCTCGAGCTCGACCGCGTGACCACCGGCTACGGCCGCGCCGTGGTGCTTTCGGACGTTTCCCTGACCGTCCGCCGCGGCGAGCTGTGGTTCGTGCTCGGTCCCAACGGCTGCGGCAAGACCACGCTGCTTCGCACGATTCTCGGCGTGCAGAGCGCGAGCAGCGGCACCGTGCGTCTGGCGCCGCAGATCGCCAGCAAGGAACGCGTCGGCTTCGTTCCGCAGCGCTGCGACCTGCGGCCGAGCATGCCGATGACGGTTCGCGAGTTCGTGCGGCTGGGGATGGTCGGGGTGCCCGGAGACGCGCAGGATCGCGCCGGTCGCATGGAGTGGGCGTTGCAGGTGGCCGGCCTTCCCGGCATGAGCGAGCGCGACTACTGGAGCCTTTCGGGCGGTCTGCGCCAGCGGGCCCTGGTGGCGCGCGCACTGGTGCGCCGCCCACTGCTGCTGCTCGCCGACGAGCCGACCAGCGCCCTCGATCTGCTGGCCGAAGCGGCCCTCCTGGACACTCTGGCCGAGCTGCATCGAAAGGAGCGCCTGACGGTCGTGCTGGTCACGCACGACCTGACGCTGGCGCGCCGCTATGCAACGCACGCGGCGCTCGTGTTCGACGGGACGGTGGTTTCCGGCACGTCCGCGCAGATGCTGTCGGCGGCCACGCTGCAGCGCGCGTTCGGCGAGGCAGCCGTCTTCGCCGCCGCCGAGCCTGCGCGATGA